The Apostichopus japonicus isolate 1M-3 chromosome 3, ASM3797524v1, whole genome shotgun sequence region ATACATGCCAAATCTTATattttccaagcttcccttctagAGATAGCGTGTTTGAAGCCAGGTGTCATACCGCACACACAAGTATTAACGCATAGGTTTATTAaatcagcaaacaaattaagcattgatattgagatgacgcaatatgacaaatcatttttttctaaccCATACCGTCACGACTCTAAGTTTATGCTTAGAACTAACAATGAATGTATGCTATATCAAGTGAGCTGGCTTCCCTCATCTTGGAAAGATAATTGTTCTGCTTGTTTTAGCCAGTTTTCTGTTAATTAGTACCTATTCGTGTGACCAAAGCAAAGCATAGCagaacagaatttaaaaaattagatGGTGAATGTAAAAATTCCATTTACCTGAAGAAAGACGAACTAACTGCCATTTACTGTCCTGGATGTGACACATGAgtttatagattacaactacCAATAGCACAACTTAATTTCTACGTGTGGTAAAATATATGCTTGTTATGTGAGACTTTTGTTAGAATTTTGTCACCTTAGAGTCCTTTGAACTtcacaatcaacaaaaacaatcccaggatTTACTTATACCATCATTCTGACTGGAGTTCTCTGGGAACATTGCTCTTGATTCAACCTTACAATGCCATTACTAAATGCATTATAAGATAATAGAAATACTAATTCTATTCATTATACTAATTGTGTGCACATTTTCCTCCTTGCCAGGGGGAGAAAAACAGACCCTTTGATATATATGGAGGGGGtggaagtgtgtgtgtgagggggggggggtttatgaattgaattgaaaccaATCTAGTGTGGTTTGAACAGAGGGaatgtgtgaattaaatattgcttaatataAGGACACTTATTGCCGGTTCCAAAAAGTGCTATCTGACGGcatttatgctttgtttttcttgttgcttgctgtttttaatctatcttgcacatataaacatacttaaactttaagcgggatttttttttctggaattgtctatcagtgggggtggggggacaaacaataacgatatgcacgaaagaaagaaacctttttatcataaattatcaaGTTCTTGTCTTAACCACTGGTTGTTATACTCAAACACCTGATTATCTCCAACCTCATCATATTCAGCTTGGATAGCCTCCCTTCATATCCTGGTGAAATGCTCTGATCACCCTTGGCACCAacctatacctatacataaaagtttaaaattattgaCTGAATAGAGAAGTTAATAAGTAACCACATTCAAGCTGaaaaaatgcatgtttacaCCACATATCATATTGAAGGTGGTACAAGGTGGTAGAGATGGTCCACAGCATGAGAGACAAGAACGTCATTGAGGTAACTCAGcctgcaaaaaaaaaggacgCATGAATAGTAAGCATTGCTTCaaagttacagaaattaaatagaaagtacatattactgtgaaaacatgatttcagcAATCATTACGAATGGGTActtcaaattaatgtatgttgcaGCATTCGGTAATAACAAGATGAAGCATTCAGACtagcaatattgtttattgccaCAAATACAGATCTGATCCTCCAtgagcatgcgagcattcagaCTAGCAAGTTGATCACCTCATTTGTGGGGTCTGCTTGATCCTCCTTAAGCATGCGATTATTCAGAGTATAGCAACTTGAATCCCCAAGTGTGGGATCTGATCCTCCTtgagcatgcgagcattcagatatacagtatggcAAGTTGATAGCCTATTGAAGTCTGTAcgcattcctgtgtattgtatcaaggcaAGGTTAGGGTGAGATCTGATCAAGTGTGACCTATGTGCAGCACTAAGGTCACGTCtcgacgtaagtcagtgttatattcaaattttctggcaggacgggccaacaGTTCAAGCACTCAATCacagaaagtaaaattcatgacaaggcaaggcttagggcgataaacttacaaacaatgatatgaccagaaggactggatcccatttttcaaTAAGAAGTTCCTTTAAATGCAGTGCTTAAccattgaaagtatacatatcattactatatagcacaacaaaagtttgcaacaagtaGCGAAACATCTCAAAGCGTTGGCCGAGCGATGATGATAGGTAACAGGTAGAGCacctttatcattaatattaatcaatatttgtttctgcttgaattttgagAGTTGCTTAAGCACTACAAAATTTTGCTTGTAACTGCCAATGTATACCACCGAGGTTGGTATCAGTAACTGCATGATTATGGAGTGCATATAATCCcactttaataaaatatttaacacttaCTGTACTTCAAACTTTTTTAGTTTCTTCAATTGGTCATACAACTGCTTTGtggaacttgaagaaaaactgttgcaaacagATCTCTGTTGAATCAAAGCAAAGAACACAATCATAGCACACTGGAAACTTACTTAACCATGAATTGTAAAAAtaggcctggggggggggggagtcttaaaaaacaaatttccagaggacaagaaattcgggcaaaagtcctgaaaattcgggcagcctaagaggagaaactatatatatatatatatatatatatatatatataaatatgcagtagcttgcccaaatctttttcaaatttttgcccgacaattcattgattttctttatttagcatcatgatgcccgaatatttctgtgtaacaccaccgtaagcacAGCTCACCTGGGCTACCATGCTTTTTGagcgatcaattttttttctaactagtcaactgtatacttggacatctccgacatgagtgtatataagaaacattttctttttgatggaatggatggtggggggggggggagtgcctacaaacCTAGAaatacaggtttatcatattctttgttacattttatactgttttgtgagacaaattgcagtctcacccgacacagcgacattatcccgcctacgtgtcgttgaacaatgtatgtttttctggaggtagctgagtactgtgttaaaataataaatacggtaactaaatatgagcttaaaaaatatactgtcctatttttcctcttcaaagtgatgtaaccattttttcttcttctaatttgccaaattattggggaagtgtaaatttctaaaatgtgagattataaaataaagaatgtttatatgcaacttgcaaggcctcagatgtgccgtttccggcaatctgagaggctttttttgccaacaattttcttgtacgctacgcgccaaccgatggtggcgctctgcttagatagtgtcacgggaactttcgggcacaaaactCTCTGCCCCccaaaactgaaatggtcccgtacgcctatgacctcggcccacaacattaggcttctgtactaaatgtggtacaattacatatcatatatgcGATCGTTCCAAGCTTCtgaaatattatgtttaggaaggtgcgttagtgtaggGACAGGTTAGAGGGGAGTGAGGTAACTTTGGCAttttttgacttcaaatgacctttatgaCCTCCGACAAAATCAAAcagtttcttttactcaatgttatgcaCTATCTTACCAAGTacgagatctgcccaagcttccaatattaagataccatgtttacaaggtttcacaatttgacccgaatgacctttgacctcaaacaatacaatacgcttcttgtactcaacaatgTACTCTTTTGCACAAACTATGGGATCAATCTAAGCTTCGATTTTTACAATGTGGGCGGTACAaagacacgcacacacacgccagccatgaatgaataggttacgattattatCAAAGCCAGGAAAGCTGCTCTtcagaagttgaacattaaattgcagagtttcaaactgacatcacataaaattatcttctcaaaactaaaacaaatgaaatttaatttctgaaaacaattgtcaggaaactgaagttttcttttaattaactTATTTCCGTCTTTATTATTGTTGGCAATAATGGTTAAATTGTTAGGCCATTAAGTCGAAActgatttattgtgtgaagacagctaCAGCACTTTACCCTCACATAAGCCAGCAAATACTCAGAACTGATTAAGttgctgattatttttaaggaaattctggaggaatcatgccaatcctcctactccccccacccccccccccctccaaaaaaaaaactgcaaagaaatcttacttgtgcaaaattctttaagtaaaattgaattgaatttcttcttctgagGAATGCCTGTGGTACTGTTAAtaagtgtgtacagtactttctcattcacagccttcaCTTCATACGGCCCAATTAGCCAAGAGTTCTCGAGcttccctcctcttcgggcatcctttctagcattccgTACCAGAACACTGGCACCAACTTCGAAgctctgaataaaataaaatccagcagatatacgtaaacatcataatacaatgcatatgttgccattcatttaattacaacttcaatgtacaacatagcattatataattaccttttttggtgcctattatccaaattctttttttgccgttcttgggctttgccaatattttctttcacaacacctttgattatgtcccgcgactgtgacatgagttgaaaaaccctctcctgctgtgcatcgctgcagtCTGTAGTAGGAgcttctggttggacaatggagtcttccATGTCGACTGGTCgcaatggctctctggatatatgaagataaattaacattcaattattcacaacactttgttgactgaagaataaataaatttttatatattttattttcactattaagaccATTGAACCAGATATTTGAGTCACAtatcacatactcaaaccagcacaaatataaaacccttatatatattctgtgctgttataggtccaacTTGCATACCAGtcaattatgataaatatatagtatatgaaaaacaaaaccaatgtcagtggcattaattgcatgtatcttttGAATTTAATGGGCATGtatttacagtttaatgaatgttcatattttgtacttgctgcagagtgtaccatatacagggttaatatttatttgtttagatattataacttaaattgggttattgatggtcctctatttagcgttttttcccaggacctggGATGTGTCAAATTAGATTTTATCGTACAGAGGACTGGTGTAGCTATGCAAgatttgtccaaactctcttatccctgattgctttttctctgtatatggccttagcaaatgtaaatatctattcagcaatggcaggtttaaattattacaaaccttccaaacatcacagcAAAAGGTGAAAGACCTATTGAACCATGTTTGGCTGTatggtaccccatgagaattgAAGACAGCATTTCATCTCAGTCATGTTGGTTTTCATTGACAACCTTGATGAGTGAcctttgcagagtttggttgaatctttcatcaagcccattggtctgtgggtggtagctagAGGATTCTCTGTGGTCTACCCCTatcatgtcaaacagggacttgttcagagcattaaaaaattctcctctctggtctgagatgacaattttcatgcacccaaatctaaataaatggaaacatttaaataactatTGTTAAAGTATTGATTACGAGTAATGTAATGAACTACTGGCATCTGCAGAATGGCTACATGGTTTAATCAGGAAATCATTTCAGCActgatttaaaaacaaaagtaagttaaaagcactgaccatatcccactaacatttcattgacattaacttaagaaacaacttctataaattcctgtaaccatttggccgctttctgggtcacagtTAAAACAGTGCAAATGCAGGTCTGCATAACTAATTCCATGTAAAGTAGAAACAAAAGTAGATGGATAtttacctggccatggtttcaaacagaaagtttgcaacagtttttgctgttttgtttctgtacagcaacagcctctggccattttgaaaaatagtcacatagggtttatatgatgtacttatttccattgatggtctctggaaggggtccaatcatatccacacccatctaaaaaaagaagtaaaatggcattcagaaccatacacaatctaatCATACGaactgatgttcaagtgatttatatctgagttttgtaaagtgctaaacattcaattgtttttttattttttattgtaactcACACTGGAAGACTCtgttaccaatttttttcttcattaccaaACCTATTACTTACTGACTTGTCAAACCCAACTGTTATATGGAAGTCCAATGGGAAATCTCTGAAGTGAGATGCAAGTCACATGCAGTGATATAGCTCACAATCTAGATGGTAATTGTCACTAGGGACTATCATAGGCCTGGtaaccattttcatcacctttgaatgtggggtgggggggggggacagatgTATAAGTACCTGGATGAGTGATTGATAGTTAGTCAGAAAATTGCCTTGGAATCTGTCAGTGAGATGACAGGGTTACACCTAACTGATGTAGGAAGCATACATTGGTACAACCTATACTTTGGTATCTATATATTGTAAgcatttagaaatgttacaaattaatctttgaatggaatttgcagaattttttatattaatgacagaaaTTCACACTGTAGAGTTACAGTATGGAAGGAAAGACTTCTTGGTTATTAACCAAGtagcaaattttacttaaatagaTGTTGAAATAAGCATATGGGTTCATTGGGGAtgaattttggacaaaaggCTATATGGCTCTGTTGGTACTTTAGTTATGAACTGCATATGAATGTACGTACTTAGGACATTTTCTCGGATACTTCTTTATGACAACAATTCAACTACTGAACTCTGTTATGTTCATGTGTCATTCTTACTTCATAtcacaattcagttttcttttcattttgaaattcatatcagataattatgaagtcctatgtaaaggttttcctgttgctttaattatacgcagctaaaaaaaaataccaaaatgtgtTCTTAGCGAAATTTGTGTTTATGGCTGCAGTACATGAAAATTCCCGACAGTACTGCGAGCCATTAAGTCTACTGAATGTaccaccatcatgatcatctttaatatatgcttagtaaat contains the following coding sequences:
- the LOC139958929 gene encoding uncharacterized protein gives rise to the protein MLSSILMGYHTAKHGSIGLSPFAVMFGREPLRPVDMEDSIVQPEAPTTDCSDAQQERVFQLMSQSRDIIKGVVKENIGKAQERQKKNLDNRHQKRASKLVPVFWYGMLERMPEEEGSSRTLG